The proteins below are encoded in one region of Bacteroides uniformis:
- a CDS encoding Rid family hydrolase — protein MKNKQQQTNQLENTLTEIFKYEVEAGVSEYHVMIHATRPEATYEEQLNAVVDTYCQLRESELQGAVAIFKRYFLSDAANQADMLLALSAECSDCALSVVEQPPLNGTKIALWVYLQKGVETQVLHNGLFEVRHGAYRHLWGGGSFNRAANSEYQTRLLLNDYVMQLMEQGCKLADNCIRTWFFVQNVDVNYTGVVKARNEVFVTQDLTEKTHYISSTGIGGRHADPKVTVQMDTYAVDGLKSEQIHYLYAPTHLNPTYEYGVSFERGTYVDYGDRRQVFISGTASINNKGEVVYPGDIRKQTERMWENVEALLKEAGCTFDDLGQMIVYLRDVADYTVVKGMYDERFPDTPRVFVYAPVCRPGWLIEMECMGVKSLENKEFAPY, from the coding sequence ATGAAAAATAAACAACAACAAACTAATCAATTGGAGAATACCTTAACCGAAATCTTTAAATATGAGGTAGAAGCGGGTGTTTCGGAATATCATGTAATGATTCATGCCACCAGACCGGAAGCGACTTATGAAGAACAGCTGAATGCGGTGGTCGACACTTACTGCCAACTACGTGAAAGTGAGCTACAAGGTGCTGTTGCCATCTTTAAACGCTACTTTCTAAGTGACGCCGCCAATCAGGCAGATATGCTACTGGCGCTTTCGGCAGAATGTTCGGATTGTGCACTCTCCGTGGTAGAGCAGCCGCCGTTGAACGGTACAAAGATTGCACTGTGGGTCTATCTGCAGAAAGGTGTGGAAACACAGGTACTTCATAACGGATTGTTCGAAGTGAGACATGGCGCCTACCGTCACCTTTGGGGAGGCGGCTCTTTCAATCGTGCCGCCAATTCGGAATACCAGACCCGTCTGCTGTTGAATGACTATGTGATGCAGCTGATGGAACAGGGCTGCAAGCTGGCTGATAATTGCATACGTACCTGGTTCTTTGTACAGAACGTGGATGTGAATTATACCGGAGTGGTGAAGGCGCGTAATGAGGTGTTTGTTACCCAGGACTTGACGGAGAAGACTCATTATATTTCCAGTACCGGTATCGGTGGCCGTCATGCCGACCCAAAAGTGACGGTTCAGATGGATACTTATGCTGTAGATGGTTTGAAATCTGAACAAATTCACTACCTTTACGCACCGACACATCTGAATCCCACATACGAATACGGTGTGAGTTTCGAGCGAGGTACGTATGTGGATTATGGCGACCGTCGCCAGGTGTTTATTTCGGGTACTGCGAGCATCAATAATAAAGGTGAGGTGGTATATCCCGGGGACATTCGCAAGCAGACGGAACGTATGTGGGAGAATGTGGAGGCTTTGTTGAAAGAGGCTGGCTGTACGTTTGATGATTTAGGACAGATGATTGTTTATCTGCGGGATGTTGCTGACTATACCGTGGTCAAAGGAATGTATGACGAGCGTTTTCCGGATACTCCGAGAGTGTTTGTATATGCTCCCGTATGTCGTCCGGGTTGGCTGATAGAGATGGAATGTATGGGAGTCAAGTCTTTAGAAAACAAGGAGTTTGCTCCATATTGA